Proteins encoded in a region of the Enoplosus armatus isolate fEnoArm2 chromosome 16, fEnoArm2.hap1, whole genome shotgun sequence genome:
- the gja4 gene encoding gap junction protein alpha 4, producing the protein MSRADWSFLEHLLEEGQEYSTGIGRIWLTVLFLFRMLVLGTAAESAWDDEQADFVCNTKQPGCTAVCYDKAFPISHFRYFVLQVIFVSTPTIFYFGYVAIRAGRDKKKEEDKDEKQAEQGGGGSKRGEIVIERDNNSVTKDNAEENEKQDSGGKGRKVDKASPEAPKLKGRLLCAYAFSILLKVLLEVGFIIGLWVLYNGFFIAARFECTGFPCPHTVDCFVSRPTEKTIFTIYTQVIAAVSLLLNLVELLHLLQLAISHRLEKRYRAQHQDNLPRSEPVTARQETAELQNKASQSFKAGSHVNPHIQGEAACYPNPCESYGDLAIEVNWGPGEAEGDLLPSYVNCMGAMRTTHSPRVHYKKQAHHTGKTTKAAQKGHSKQKHYV; encoded by the coding sequence ATGTCCAGAGCTGACTGGTCCTTCCTGGAGCACCTGCTGGAGGAGGGCCAGGAGTATTCGACAGGCATTGGCCGCATCTGGCTCACTGTACTCTTCCTGTTTCGCATGCTGGTACTTGGAACCGCCGCCGAATCTGCCTGGGATGACGAACAAGCCGACTTCGTTTGCAACACAAAGCAACCTGGCTGCACCGCTGTGTGCTACGACAAGGCCTTCCCCATTTCCCACTTTCGCTACTTTGTCCTCCAAGTCATCTTCGTCTCCACGCCGACCATCTTCTACTTTGGATATGTGGCTATAAGGGCTGGGAGGgacaagaaaaaagaggaagataaGGATGAGAAGCAGGCAGAGCAAGGCGGCGGTGGAAGTAAGAGAGGAGAGATTGTAATAGAAAGGGACAATAACAGTGTGACTAAAGACAATGCAGAAGAGAATGAGAAACAAGATAGTGGTGGGAAAGGTAGAAAAGTGGACAAGGCTTCTCCTGAGGCTCCTAAACTGAAAGGCAGGCTGCTGTGTGCGTATGCATTCAGCATCCTGTTAAAAGTCCTTCTAGAAGTCGGCTTCATCATAGGGCTGTGGGTCCTTTACAATGGCTTTTTCATCGCGGCGCGGTTCGAGTGCACGGGGTTCCCCTGTCCTCACACGGTGGACTGCTTTGTCTCTCGACCCACGGAGAAGACCATCTTTACCATCTACACCCAGGTGATCGCTGCCGTCTCCCTGCTCCTCAACCTCGTCgagctcctccacctgctccagcTTGCCATCTCCCATCGGCTGGAGAAACGCTACCGCGCCCAGCACCAAGACAACCTACCTCGGTCAGAGCCAGTAACAGCCCGACAGGAGACTGCAGAACTCCAAAACAAGGCGTCGCAGTCTTTCAAAGCGGGGAGCCATGTTAACCCCCACATCCAGGGGGAGGCTGCATGCTACCCCAACCCCTGTGAGAGCTACGGGGATCTGGCCATAGAGGTGAACTGGGGACCTGGGGAGGCTGAAGGCGACCTGCTTCCCAGTTATGTGAACTGCATGGGGGCTATGAGGACAACACATTCCCCTAGAGTGCATTATAAGAAACAGGCACACCACACTGGGAAAACCACTAAGGCTGCCCAAAAGGGGCACTCAAAGCAGAAGCATTATGTATGA